DNA from Methylobacterium currus:
ACGGCACGACGAGGGCGGCGGCCCGCGCCATCGCGGCCTGAACCGCATCCGGGGGGAGGGCGCCCTTGAGGTCGAGGCTCGGGTGGCCGGCGAGCGCGCCCGCGAGCGGCCCCTCGCCGATCACCGTGACCCGCAAGGCCGCCCGGGCGGCGGCCTCGGCAAGGACGAGCACGCCCTTCTCGAGGCTGAGCCGGCCCACGAAGAGCAAGCCCTGCCGCGGGCCCTCCACGGGCGGCCCCGGATCGGGCAGCCCGTTCGGGCGGATGCGGATCTTGTCTCCCGCGATGCCCGCCGCGACGAAGCGACCGCGGGCGAAAGGAGTGAGCGCCACGAACCGGTCGACATCCCGCCGCCAGGTCCCGGCCCGGCGGTGATGATCGATCATCCGGGCGACCGCGAGGGAGCCGATCCGCGAGCCGCGATAGCAGGCGAACCGCACCGCCTGGTAGGGCGAGCCGGTGACGCAGAGCTCGCACGGCGCACGATCGCGCATCAGGAAGGCGTTGGCGCAGACCAGGCGGTAATTGTGCAGCGTCTGCACCGTGGCGTAGCCGACGGCTTTCGCCGCGGCGTGGATGCCCGGCGAGAGGAGCGGGAAGAAGTTGTGGACGTGGACCACGTCCGGCGCGAAGCGGCGGGCCGCCGTCATCACCCGGGCAATGCCCTCCGGCGCATGCGTCGCCGCAACGGCCGCCCGCAGCCGCGCGACGCCGGAATCGATCGCCTCGTTGTCGAGGAAGATTGCCTCGACCGCGCAGCCCGCCCGTTCGAGGGCGGCACAATCGCGGGCCACCGCCGCATCCTCCCCGCCGCGGACCTGATAGCGGTTATGGGCGACGAGGACGCGCAGAGGGGCCGTGCCGGCGTTCATCGCCGGCACCCGCGCACGCCGTTCCGGCCGAATCGTCCCGTCCTGATCCCCATCTCTCCCAACTCGATCTCCGCTGCGGACCCGCTGCGGGACGAACACCGCCCGTCATGATGGGCCGGAGCGATCCCGCGCCGAGATCATCCAGTCCCATCCTCCGCGGCACGGAAGAGATTCGGGACGATGATCGACGGGCCGCCCTAGAGATAACGCGTGACGTGACGGAGTTTCAGTCGCGGAGGACTACCGATCCCGTAAGGTCAGAGTCGTTCGACGCGGATCGTCATGACGTGACCGGGGTGATTCGGAGGGTTGTCCTGAACCATGCCGGAAATCGACTAGCGAATGGGATTCTGTTGGGATCACAGGGACCTACCCGCATTCGGGTGCGGGCGAGCGGCGCGGCCGGACCGCGAGCCACCGTCGCGGCAGACTGGCCCGGCAGGCGTCAGGGTGTGACGCGATGTCCGGCTCTTCAGCCGCCCGCGCTGTTCCCGGCCAGGATGGCCTCGACGACCTCCTGCACCTCCAGCGCCTCCGCCAGGGTGGCGAGGGAATGGGCTTCGCCACGGGTCATCCGCACCACGCCCTCGAGCTGGCGCCGCAGGGCGATGGGGCGGGCGCGCTCGTTCGGGATCGCGTCGGGGGCGGGTGCGAAGCGTCCATCCGATCCCCGCCGCTCGGCGATCGCCCAGTCGCGCAGGCGGACCGCACCGGCCTCGCCCTCCAGCGTCCAGGTGTTGTGATCGTCGAGATCCGTCCCGCCGACCCGGCCGCGCAGCACCACCGGCACGGCACCGGCCTGGAACGTGGCATCGACCGCCCGCTCGGACCGGCCGGGCTCCGGAAACCGCGCCTGCCCCCGCAGATCGTGCAGGCGCCCGAGCAGGCGGCGGCTGAGGAACAGGAAATGCGACACCACCTCGCGGGTGAACCCGCCCTCCTGCGGCGCGTCGAGCCAGCCGGCGGCATCGGCCTGCCATCCCCGCGGCCAGCGGGCGAAGGCGACCTCGATGGTCAGGCGCGGCTTCGTGCCGACCGCGCCCTCGGCGATCCATTGCGCCAGGGTGGCGACCCCGAGGGAGGAGGCGAACGGGAAGTTCACCGCCCCGCGGCCGCCAGCCATCGCGACGAAGGCGCGGGCCTCGGCGAGATCGACGGCGAGCGGCTTCTCGCAGAAGACGCTCCGCCCCGCCGCCAGGGCCGCCCGGGCATGGCCGAGATGCGAGGCGGGCGGGGACGCGACGTAGACGCAGTCGCTCGCCGCCACGACCGTGGCGGCATCCGCCACCAGGGGGATGGAGGGCCAATGCGCGGCGATGCGCTCCCGTGCCGCCGGCGACGGGTCCCACAGGGCGGCGACGCGGACCGGGGCCCCGTCCTGCCCGAGGACGGCGTTCAGCATGCGCTCGCCCATGATGCCGGCGCCGATGATGCCGAGTGCGAGGGAGTCGGAGGGCTGGCGCATGGGGATTCCTGACGAGCGGACGCGCCCGTCATAAGGCCGAACGGGCACCGGGGGAACGCGCCTCGGCCGTGCGGGGCCGGCCCTCAGCAATGCGCCGGGAGCGGCGGTGGCGCGCGACGGCGAGGCTTGCCCGTCTCGGTAACGTTGCGTTAACCACGCGACCCTGTCGGCATGCCGCTCGCACCACCCTCCTGCGCGCGGGAAAATGTGTCCCGCCCCGGGAGAGAGTGTTCACATGTGGCACAGTGCCGTCGGTTTCCTGGCCGTCGCCGTTTCGATCGCCCTGATCATCCGGCATTTCGGCGCGCCACGCGCGGTGATCTACGTCTTCGTGATCACCGGGCTCGGTGCCTCCGTGGCGACCATGCTGCTTGCCGACATCAACACGGTCGATCCGGGGACGAGCCGCGCGCCGGCCTTCACCGCGCAGATGCCGCCGGTCGCGGGCCGCGACGCGCAGGACCTGCGGAGCACCCACGACCCGCGCGGCTGGCGCTGAGGCTCAGGACAGCGAGATCAGCGCGACCCCGGCGATCATCACGCCGTAGCCGAGAAGACGCCCGAACCCGGCCGGGTGCTGCGCGAAGCCGACCCAGCCGTCATGGTCGAGCAGCACCGAGGTGACTCCGGGATCGCGACGCCCTCCATCGGATCGCGACCGTCCCGGCGGCTGGCGCTTGCGCTGTCAGGCCCCTCCGACCGGCAGGATGCCGATCTCGCCGGAGGTCTCGGCCACCACCCGCCGGTCGCCGATCCGGGCCGGAAGCTGGCGGGCGGTGTGATCGTCGCGCACATAGGCGATCCAGGCGGGATCGCCGATGCCGTCCCGGCCTTCGCCGACGCCCTGGACGCCGGGGATCTGCCGGAGCACGGTCTCGGCCTCCTGTCGCGCTGCCGACACTGCCTGCTTGGGACGGTACGGAACCGGCCCGCCTTCGAAGATGACGTCGCTGGACATGGCTGCGACCCCTGTGGTCGCCCCGGCGCCTCGGCGCTCACGGGAACAGAGCGATGTCGAGCGCGTCGAGGACGTGGCTGATCTTGTTCGCGAAGGTAAGCTCGGTGCCACCGGCGAACAAGAGTCCGACCGGCGACCGGCCCTGGCCCCAGGTCCAGATCAGGGAGCCTGAATCTCCGGGCTGGCTGAAGGTCTTGCCGTCGTTGCCCTTGACGGTGATCTGGTCGCGGAAATTCGCCACGCGCCCGCCGCCATAATTCACCTGGATCGATGCGTTCACGTCGATGATGCGGCCGGAGGTCAGCTGGGTCGTCCGGCCGGACTTGCCGACGACCAGGTCCTCCCGGGATTCGACCGGCTGGCTTCCCACGGCGAAGTAGGCCCAGTCCGCCCCGTTCCGGTAGATGAAGTCCTCGCGCACCCGGTCGGGCCAGCACCAGGCTACCGCGCAATCGACGTAGTTGACGCCGTCCGCCGCGTAGTCGAGCGGAACCCACCTCTCCAGCACGGCGACCTGGTTGGCGGCATTCGGAGCCAGGTCGTAGGGACCGGGCTGCAGGATGGCATCGCCGGCCTGGCAGTCGTTGCGGTTGGCGAGGACGTGGTTGTTGCTCAGCATAAAGAGGCGGTTCTGGCGCGCGCCGGACCGGCCGCGCGCGAGCGCGCCCTGGGTGCCGGCAGACACCTTGAAATGCCCGACCGAGATGCCGCAGGGCGAGGGCCGCGCCAGATGGGTGTGGGCATGCGCCTCGATCGGCCCCGACTTGATCACGTTGACCCGCTCGCGGTCCGAGATCATGGATCGCATCCCCAGATGGTCCACGAGCACCGCCTTGGCGGCGTCCATCCCCATCGGTTCGGTGACGTAGACGTTGAGGACCGGGGCGCCCGGGCCGGCCGCGCCGACCGATTCGAAGTCGCGATGCGCCGATCCGATGCCGACGCCGACCACGACCCGGTGCGGCTCGGGCGGCTCGGTGGCGCCGTCGAGCGCGAAGGCGGCCGCGGCGGGACGGGCGAAGATTTTCGCCTCGAGCTCCCGATGCATCCCCACGAGCGCGTCGCCGACGTCGCTCCGGCCGATGACGACGGCCGGCGCCGGCATCGCCGGGGCGGCCGCATCTGCCGGGGCGAAGGCCCTCGCCTCGGCGACGACCTCCATTCTCCCTGGCTCGGGCGGCGGCTCGAAGGCCGGCCGGGGCTCGGGCGCGGCTTCGACGACCTCGTCGGGCCGCGCCGCCCCGTCCTCCGGCAGGAACCGGCGGGCATCGGCCAGCGCCTTGTTCCACCGGTTGACGAGGCCCTTCCAGAAACGGCTCGTCTCGTCGCGCCGCCGGCGCTCGTAGGCCTCCCTGGCGGAGCGCAGATCGGCGAGAAGCCGCTGCGGCTCGGTCTCCGCGCGCGCCACGGCGGCGCGGGTCTCCGGTCCGACCGATTGATCGGTGGCGACGCCGACGGCCCTCTGGAGGATCCAGGCGGCGCCGCGGGTCCCGCGGTTGAAGACGCAGTCGCGCAGGTAGAACTCGACGGCCGCGTTCGACGTCCACTCCGCCGCCAGGTCCGTGTCCTGCGCGATGAACGCGACGGCGCGGCGCTCGGCCTCCGCCTGCCGGCCGCTCTCGACCAGGGCCACCAGGTCGTCGCAGACCGCCTTGTTGAAGCGCTCGTTGATCCCGGCGACCTCGTAGCGGCCGCCGCCGTCGTCGGGCGGCAAGCGATAGACCTCGAGCCGCCCCTGGCCGTCGCGGCGCGCCTCGTAGTTCACGATGATCTGCGCCATGTCCAGGCGCCGGGTGTCCCCGGCCCGGGCCGCCTCGGCGACGAGCGCCTGCGTCTCCGCCTCGACCTTGAGGTCCTGCACCACGCAGATATACGGGTTGGCCTCGGACTGCGCGACCTTGCCGTCCGCCCGCAGCGAGACCCGGGTCCGCCGGATCGAGTCGCTCTCGTTGCCGCCGATCGTCACCGCGTAGCGGCCGGTGCGGTCCTCGCCGATCTCGACGACGATCGCGCTATGCGACGGGTAGTCCGAGCGCTCCCGCGCCTCCGCATAGGTGACGGCGCCGCCGGAACGGTTGCGGTGGATCAGGTCGCCGACCTTCGGGGCGTATTCGTTGATCGCCCGGGCGCGAAACACGCCTCGCCGCGCATCGGCATTGGCAATCGCCGCTTTCACGAAGACTGCGTGGGAGGCCGAGAAGGCGAACTCGCTCCGCGACGCCCCGGCTGTCCTGATGCACCAGGAGACGAAGGTGGCGGACCACGGGAACGTGGTGACGTCGCCCGGCGGCGCGATGCCGATCCCGCGGCAATACGTGTCGATCCGCGACCGCAGCGGCTCGTCCGTCTCGGCGATCCCGTGATAGGCCGCATGCTCGGCGGTCGCGACGGCGACGAGCGCCCCGACATACCCGGTCGTCGCCGGTGCCTCCGCGGCCGACGGCCCGCTGAACTCGGCCATGGCGGGCAGCGCCGCCGGCTCGCCCTCGAGGAGGGCCGCCGCGACGGCATCCGCCGGCGCTCCACTGGCCGGACCCATCACGACCGCGACCTCCTCCGCCGTATAGGCCGGGTCCCAGTGGCTGTTGTGGGGAACCTGGCTGTGCCCGTAATGGCCGCCCCGGGTCGTCCAGTGCTCGACATCGCGGTTGTGCCCCCCGGGATCGCGGCCGTGGACCGCCGGCTTCGGCAGGCCGTTCGGCCATTCGGCCGGAATGCCGTGCCGCTGCTCCAGCCAACGGCAGAGCGCCGCCAGGGTCGCGAGCGAGGTCGGCGACTTGGCGCTGCCGGCGAAGCCCACGAGCTCGATCTGGATCGCGTGGCTTCGGTTGGTCTCCGGCGTCCCGGCGGGATGCTCCAGCGCCGTGACCGCGGTCTCGGTATCGACGTGCTGGTAGACGACGTCCTGATCAACGGTAAAATGCGGATAGCTGCCCGTCTTCTTATATGTCGCGATCGCTCCGGCTGCCGAACTTCCCTCAGTCGTGTGGTGGATGATCTTGTAGGGCCCGTCGCGATAATTGCCGATACCGGGAAACGGTGTCTGGATGGCGAGAGGATACCAGGCCATGGCGCTCCCTCTGACTGGTTGATTAGTCGACAAAAAGCGTAATTTTACGCATTAGGACCTATCGACGCAGTCAAGTCAATCGGATATCGTCATCTCAATTGGCGGTAATCGACGATCGGTCAGCCGTCCTTACCGTTCGAATTGCCGGACATCCCGCGTCGCGCATGTGACGTGCGGCGTCAACTGAAACGCAGGGCGAGTGGATCAAATGGCCGACGCACTCCCGGGGCGCCTATCCGCGGCGCGGCGCGGGATGCTCGACGGGCGAGGCGGAGGACGGAGATGATCGCGTATTTTGGGGCGACGTGCTTCGGCGCGCTCGTCGGCTGGTACGTCTACTACATCAACCGGTATCGCCGCAGCGACGTGCAGCTCGGCGATCTGACCACCGTGGTCGGCGTGATCGGCGGCGGGGTCGTCACCGTCCTGTTCAAGGACCCGGCGCTCTTCGGCGCCTACGGCCTGGGACTGGCACTCGGGTTCTTCGGCTACTTCCTGGTGCTGATCGCCTTGGTGCGCCGCAGCCAGAACTTCAGCAGTGACTGGTTCCTGGACGGGCGCCGGACGCGCCCCGCCGAGCCGATCTACATCCCGGGCGATGCGCCGCCGCCCGCATCGGGCTTCGCGGTCCCGACGGGGCTCCCGCCGGGGCTTCCATCGGCGACGGCGAGCGCCCTCTCGGTCCAGAGCTTCCAGGCCGTCGACGCCAAAGCCGAGCGGATCATCCGGGCCTGCGAGGACGAGTGGCCGGCCACGAAGGGCGATTGCAGCGCCTTCGTGCGCGACGTCGCGGCCGCCCTCGGCATGGCCCTCGACGGCAACGCGAACGCGATCGTCGACCGGATCAAGGGCGCGGAATGGCAGGCGCTCGTCGATGGCCGTGAGGCGAAGATCGCGGCGGACCAGGGCCTGTTCGTCGTCGGCGGCCTCAAGGGAGGCGATCAGCAGGAGCCATCGGCGCATGGGCACGTGGTGGTGGTGGTGGCGGGACCGCTGGCCCGCGGGCTCTACCCGACGGCGTATTGGGGACGGCTCGGCGGCGTCGGCGAGCGGGCGAAGACGGTCAACTGGGCCTGGCGCGCCGCCGACCGCGACAAGGTCGTGTACGCGGCGCGTTCTGTGCCGTGACCCCGCGACGGTGACCCATGACCTGGCTCGGCCCCATCGGCAGCGCCGGATTCGGGCTCGTCTGCGGCTGGCTCGCGCTGCATGTCGCCCAGGGGAGCCGGCACCGCCTGCGTGCGGCCGCCTTCGCGGCCGTTCTCCTGGCGGGCGGCCTGGTCCTGATCCTGGTCCGCGACGACGCGGTCCACGAGGCGGGATCGCTGGCCGCCCTGGGGGCGGGAAGCGCCCTCGGCGTCGTGGTGCGGCTCCGCCTCTCCCGCGAGCCGGGCGGGCGCTCAAGCCTCCTGTGAGCGCCCGGATGAGGTGAGCGCGCCGCGCCGCGATCGTCCCGGCCGGCCCTCAGGCCTTCGGCTCGTCGTCCCCGGGCGCCGGGATGTCTGGCGGGGGAGACTTGGGTGAGGGAGACTCGGGCGACGGAGACTCGGGTGAGGGAGACTCGGGCGAGGGGGCTTCGGGCGACGGGGCCTCGGGGGAGGGCGGGGGCGCTGGCGGAACATGGTCCTTGCGCCACTGGGCGAAGAGGCTCTGGAGCACCGCGACGGTGTCGCGCACCGCCTTGGCCTCGTCGTCGACGGAGACGCCCTCGGAGACGGAGTTGCGCGTGGTCAGCACGGCGCGCTCCTCGATCTCGGTCAGGCGCTCGAGGAAGTCGGGGCGCGTGGCCAGGAGGTCGAGGGCGTCGCCCATCGCGGTGGCGAGGGTGGTGGCGAGCAGTCCCGCGGTCGCGACGTCGCCGACCGAGGCCTCGTAGGGCTCCGGGGCCTCGTCGTCCTCGTCCTCCTCGGCGGCGGCCTGCAATCCTTCGACCAGGGCCTCGACCAGCTCGACCGCGGTATCCTCGGGCACGGCGAGCCGCACCGCGGCCTCGACGTCGTCGCCGCTGAAGCCGGCGGTCCCGAGGGTCACCTGCAGGATGCCGGGTCGGCGCAGGCTCAAGGCCATCAGGGTGTTGGCGTAGATGATGGGCGCGTCCGGCATGACCTCGACCTCTTCCGGGCAGGCACGGGGATCCGGTGCCGGCCCGGCCTATATCGCGCTCCGGCGCCGGGGGCGACCACGGCTGGGCCGGTCCTGCGGGCCGGTCCTGCGAAATCCCGACGAGGGCGCCCGGCTCCCGGATCCGCACCGGGCCGCTCTCAGGCACCCGGAGCGGCGGACCGCCTCGCGCGGGCGACCGCCTTTCGCAGCTCCTCGAGGACCAGGACGGCGCTCGCGACGCCGGCGCAGAACAGCCAGTCGCCGGGGCTCAGGGCCACCGTCGAGAAGCCCTGCTGGAGAACGGGCGTGTAGACGACGGCGACCTGGAGCAGGAGCGACAGCACGATCGAGCCCCAGAGCCAGCGGTTCTTGAACAGGCCGTCGGCCGCGCTCGCCTCCGCGGAGCGCGCGTTGAACACGTTGAAGAGCTGGCACAGGACGAGAGTCGTGAACGTCATCGTCTGCGCGTAGGCCAGGGTGCCGCTGCCCGCGACGAGCCCGCCGGGCAGGCAGGCGTCGAACACGAACAGACTGCAGGCGGCGGTCACGATTCCGATGAAAGAGAGGCTCCACGCCATCGCGCCGGTCAGCACGCCCTCGCCCCGGGGGCGCGGGGGCCGCTTCATCACGGCCGGGTCCACCGGATCGACCGCGAGGGCGAGCGCCGGCGCGCCGTCGGTGACGAAGTTGATCCACAGGATCTGGGTCGCCAGCAGCGGCAGCACCACCTCGCCGGGGCCGGCGGCGAGCCCGAGAAGCGGGGCCAGCACGACGCCGAGGGCCATCGTCGCCACCTCGCCGAGATTCGACGACAGCAGGTAGCGCAGGACCTTGCGGATATTGGCGAAGATCGCCCGTCCTTCCTCGACCGCCGCCACGATGGTGGCGAAGTTGTCGTCGGCCAGCACGATGTCGGCCGCCTCCCGGGAGACGTCGGTGCCGGTCACCCCCATGGCGATGCCGATCTCCGCGGCCTTCAGGGCGGGCGCATCGTTCACGCCGTCCCCGGTCATGGCGACGACGAGGCCGTTGCGCTGCAGCGCCCGCACGATCTGCAGCTTGTGGGCGGGAGCGACGCGGGCATAGACCGAGACGCGGCGCACGGCCTCGTCGAGCGCCCCCGGCGCCATCGCGTCGATCTGCGCCCCCGTCAGCGCCGTGCCGTCGGAGGCGATGCCGAGCTCGGCCGCGATCGCCGCGGCGGTCCGCGGGTGATCGCCCGTGATCATGACGCTCCGGATGCCGGCCGCCCTGGCGCGGGCCACCGCCTCGCGCGCCTCCGGGCGGGGCGGATCGCTCATGCCGGCGAGGCCGAGGAAGACGAGATCCTGCTCGATCCGGTCGTCCGGAGCCGTGGCCTCGCCCTCCGGCACGGCCCGGTGGGCGAGGCCCAGCGTCCGCAGGCCGTCCCCGGCGAGCGCGGCGTTCGCCGCGAGGATCGCGTCGCGGCGCTCCGGCGTGAGCGGCCGGTCCCGCCCGCCGACGCGCTCGCGCGACGAGCGCGCCAGCACGACGTCCGGCGCCCCCTTCACGGCGACGAGGCACGACGGCCCCCCGGTCTCGCGCAGGAGGGTGCTCATCCGCCGGCGCTCGGACGAGAACGGGATCTCCGCGAGGCGGACGAAGCGGCGGGCCTCGGCGCCGAGGCCGGCTGTCCGCGCTGCGACGAGCAGGGCGCCCTCGGTGGGGTCGCCCTGGATGGCCACGCCGCCCTCCCGCTCCTGCAGGACGGCGTCGTTGGCGAGCGCCCCCGCCAGCAGCGCCTGCCGCAGCTCGGAG
Protein-coding regions in this window:
- a CDS encoding glycosyltransferase; its protein translation is MNAGTAPLRVLVAHNRYQVRGGEDAAVARDCAALERAGCAVEAIFLDNEAIDSGVARLRAAVAATHAPEGIARVMTAARRFAPDVVHVHNFFPLLSPGIHAAAKAVGYATVQTLHNYRLVCANAFLMRDRAPCELCVTGSPYQAVRFACYRGSRIGSLAVARMIDHHRRAGTWRRDVDRFVALTPFARGRFVAAGIAGDKIRIRPNGLPDPGPPVEGPRQGLLFVGRLSLEKGVLVLAEAAARAALRVTVIGEGPLAGALAGHPSLDLKGALPPDAVQAAMARAAALVVPSLWYEGLPMVVAEAFAAGTPVVASRIGALADLVDAGTTGLLAEPGDAADLAGALARIAGDPASASAMGREARAVYEREWREDVTTSALLDIYRDAVAARAADIPLAGTGA
- a CDS encoding DUF2272 domain-containing protein — translated: MAWYPLAIQTPFPGIGNYRDGPYKIIHHTTEGSSAAGAIATYKKTGSYPHFTVDQDVVYQHVDTETAVTALEHPAGTPETNRSHAIQIELVGFAGSAKSPTSLATLAALCRWLEQRHGIPAEWPNGLPKPAVHGRDPGGHNRDVEHWTTRGGHYGHSQVPHNSHWDPAYTAEEVAVVMGPASGAPADAVAAALLEGEPAALPAMAEFSGPSAAEAPATTGYVGALVAVATAEHAAYHGIAETDEPLRSRIDTYCRGIGIAPPGDVTTFPWSATFVSWCIRTAGASRSEFAFSASHAVFVKAAIANADARRGVFRARAINEYAPKVGDLIHRNRSGGAVTYAEARERSDYPSHSAIVVEIGEDRTGRYAVTIGGNESDSIRRTRVSLRADGKVAQSEANPYICVVQDLKVEAETQALVAEAARAGDTRRLDMAQIIVNYEARRDGQGRLEVYRLPPDDGGGRYEVAGINERFNKAVCDDLVALVESGRQAEAERRAVAFIAQDTDLAAEWTSNAAVEFYLRDCVFNRGTRGAAWILQRAVGVATDQSVGPETRAAVARAETEPQRLLADLRSAREAYERRRRDETSRFWKGLVNRWNKALADARRFLPEDGAARPDEVVEAAPEPRPAFEPPPEPGRMEVVAEARAFAPADAAAPAMPAPAVVIGRSDVGDALVGMHRELEAKIFARPAAAAFALDGATEPPEPHRVVVGVGIGSAHRDFESVGAAGPGAPVLNVYVTEPMGMDAAKAVLVDHLGMRSMISDRERVNVIKSGPIEAHAHTHLARPSPCGISVGHFKVSAGTQGALARGRSGARQNRLFMLSNNHVLANRNDCQAGDAILQPGPYDLAPNAANQVAVLERWVPLDYAADGVNYVDCAVAWCWPDRVREDFIYRNGADWAYFAVGSQPVESREDLVVGKSGRTTQLTSGRIIDVNASIQVNYGGGRVANFRDQITVKGNDGKTFSQPGDSGSLIWTWGQGRSPVGLLFAGGTELTFANKISHVLDALDIALFP
- a CDS encoding cation-translocating P-type ATPase produces the protein MRTGQAAPGIDAAAAGGTVARDMAFLAPDAVAAALAVDPATGLDPGEVRARAARWGPNALRARPPVPAWRRLLAQFADPLVLLLIVAAAVSAGLWLREAAAEGQSGLPFESLAILAIVLLNAAIGTIQEARAAQAVAALRRMSAARARVIRNGTRQEIPAAELVPGDVIRIEEGDAIPADARLVRASALLTNEAALTGESVPVPKGAHPEDALPKDALPKDALPKDALPKDALPKDALLLDRRAGGETDPAEPRTMVFSGTTVSAGLGLAIVTATGMRTELGRIAGLLEETTDEVTPLQTELARLGRRLGLAVLAIAGVLAVTIVLADHIRTLPALLDTLILAVALAVAAVPEGLPAIVTAALSLGMLRMARRRAIVRHLAAVETLGSADVIASDKTGTLTRNVMTVRTVVTASGRSTPGGPPAGPDGPLRSELRQALLAGALANDAVLQEREGGVAIQGDPTEGALLVAARTAGLGAEARRFVRLAEIPFSSERRRMSTLLRETGGPSCLVAVKGAPDVVLARSSRERVGGRDRPLTPERRDAILAANAALAGDGLRTLGLAHRAVPEGEATAPDDRIEQDLVFLGLAGMSDPPRPEAREAVARARAAGIRSVMITGDHPRTAAAIAAELGIASDGTALTGAQIDAMAPGALDEAVRRVSVYARVAPAHKLQIVRALQRNGLVVAMTGDGVNDAPALKAAEIGIAMGVTGTDVSREAADIVLADDNFATIVAAVEEGRAIFANIRKVLRYLLSSNLGEVATMALGVVLAPLLGLAAGPGEVVLPLLATQILWINFVTDGAPALALAVDPVDPAVMKRPPRPRGEGVLTGAMAWSLSFIGIVTAACSLFVFDACLPGGLVAGSGTLAYAQTMTFTTLVLCQLFNVFNARSAEASAADGLFKNRWLWGSIVLSLLLQVAVVYTPVLQQGFSTVALSPGDWLFCAGVASAVLVLEELRKAVARARRSAAPGA
- a CDS encoding DMT family transporter, whose amino-acid sequence is MLLDHDGWVGFAQHPAGFGRLLGYGVMIAGVALISLS
- a CDS encoding Gfo/Idh/MocA family protein; translation: MRQPSDSLALGIIGAGIMGERMLNAVLGQDGAPVRVAALWDPSPAARERIAAHWPSIPLVADAATVVAASDCVYVASPPASHLGHARAALAAGRSVFCEKPLAVDLAEARAFVAMAGGRGAVNFPFASSLGVATLAQWIAEGAVGTKPRLTIEVAFARWPRGWQADAAGWLDAPQEGGFTREVVSHFLFLSRRLLGRLHDLRGQARFPEPGRSERAVDATFQAGAVPVVLRGRVGGTDLDDHNTWTLEGEAGAVRLRDWAIAERRGSDGRFAPAPDAIPNERARPIALRRQLEGVVRMTRGEAHSLATLAEALEVQEVVEAILAGNSAGG